In a genomic window of Neisseria flavescens:
- the gcvT gene encoding glycine cleavage system aminomethyltransferase GcvT has translation MTALKTTPFHQAHQDAGAKLVDFAGWELPIHYGSQIAEHEAVRTDAGMFDVSHMLVTDVAGANAKAFFRKLIANDVAKLAFVGKALYSALLNDNGGVIDDLIVYRTNEAETRYRIVSNGATREKDTAQFHKVGQEFGIAFNPRYDLGMLAIQGPKAIEKLLTVKPEWADVIHSLKPFQGADLGNDWFVARTGYTGEDGVEVILPGTEAVAFFKALQAAGVQPCGLGARDTLRMEAGMNLYGNDMDDNTSPLEAGMGWTVDLKDESRDFVGKTALLALKEKGVAVKQVGLLLDKGGILRAHMEVLTDKGKGETTSGVFSPSLKQSIAIARVPKDFDGDTAKVLMRGKEVDVRVLKLPFVRNGQKQFD, from the coding sequence ATGACTGCTCTGAAAACCACCCCATTTCATCAAGCCCATCAAGATGCAGGCGCGAAGCTGGTAGATTTTGCCGGCTGGGAGCTGCCCATCCATTATGGTTCACAAATCGCCGAACACGAAGCCGTGCGCACCGACGCCGGTATGTTTGACGTATCCCATATGCTTGTTACCGACGTAGCAGGCGCAAATGCCAAAGCCTTTTTCCGCAAACTGATTGCCAACGATGTCGCCAAACTCGCTTTTGTCGGCAAAGCCCTTTATTCTGCTTTGCTCAACGACAACGGCGGCGTGATTGACGACTTAATCGTTTACCGCACCAACGAAGCCGAGACCCGATACCGCATCGTGTCCAACGGTGCGACCCGCGAAAAAGACACGGCGCAATTCCACAAAGTCGGACAAGAATTCGGCATTGCCTTCAATCCGCGCTACGACCTCGGTATGCTCGCCATACAAGGCCCGAAAGCCATCGAAAAACTCCTGACCGTCAAACCCGAATGGGCAGACGTGATTCATAGCCTCAAACCGTTCCAAGGTGCAGACTTGGGCAACGACTGGTTTGTCGCCCGTACAGGCTATACCGGCGAAGACGGCGTTGAAGTGATTCTGCCGGGTACTGAAGCCGTCGCATTCTTCAAAGCCCTGCAAGCAGCAGGCGTACAGCCTTGCGGCCTCGGCGCACGCGACACCCTGCGCATGGAAGCCGGTATGAACCTCTACGGCAACGATATGGACGACAATACCAGCCCGCTCGAAGCAGGCATGGGTTGGACCGTTGACTTGAAAGACGAAAGCCGCGATTTCGTCGGTAAAACTGCTTTGCTGGCATTGAAAGAAAAAGGCGTTGCCGTCAAACAGGTTGGTCTGTTGCTCGACAAAGGCGGTATCCTGCGCGCGCATATGGAAGTGTTGACCGACAAAGGCAAAGGCGAAACCACCAGCGGCGTATTCTCTCCAAGCCTGAAACAATCCATCGCCATCGCGCGTGTACCGAAAGACTTTGACGGCGATACCGCCAAAGTGCTGATGCGCGGCAAAGAAGTGGACGTGCGCGTATTGAAGCTGCCATTTGTCCGCAACGGTCAAAAACAGTTTGATTAA
- a CDS encoding glycosyl transferase family 90, with protein sequence MKLKPLEVYYRRLHKLRYYASHAYLEIFPYAVLKRKWSDIEQAFSLLPDDVRRYLQTRIDYCNRLEQPFNASKPTEGVSFASVGMFKRNHDSAYFFDLAEYTRYFPKEACFSYLFGDVTHVPGQPAFVKSRPIGKSNQNSVMTRLDSVRHFYVRPDPFPFEDKKELLVWRGAAFSEQPHRVSFLEKFHNHPDCDVGCVHKVSLGKPYHRDFLTISQQCAYRYILSIEGNDVATNLKWISASNSVCFMTHPKYETWFCEGLMIPDLHYVSLEDDYSDLNEKLAFYRSHPDAARKIVEASKEYIKPFFDKNLETIANVMVLKKYFEMSGQI encoded by the coding sequence GTGAAATTGAAACCTTTAGAAGTTTATTACCGACGTTTGCATAAATTGCGTTATTACGCATCTCATGCTTATTTGGAAATTTTTCCGTATGCTGTACTTAAACGAAAGTGGTCTGACATAGAACAGGCATTTTCCCTTTTGCCGGATGATGTTCGTCGTTATCTTCAGACCAGGATAGATTACTGCAATCGTTTAGAACAACCATTTAATGCTAGTAAGCCGACTGAAGGAGTATCTTTTGCTTCAGTCGGTATGTTTAAGCGCAATCACGATTCAGCCTATTTTTTCGACTTGGCAGAATATACCCGGTATTTTCCAAAAGAGGCGTGTTTTTCGTATTTGTTTGGTGATGTTACCCATGTTCCCGGACAGCCCGCTTTTGTCAAAAGCCGGCCGATTGGAAAGTCGAATCAAAATAGTGTAATGACACGGTTGGATAGCGTACGTCATTTTTATGTTCGACCTGATCCCTTTCCTTTTGAGGATAAGAAAGAGTTGTTGGTGTGGCGTGGCGCGGCATTTTCTGAGCAGCCGCATCGTGTGAGTTTCTTAGAAAAATTCCACAATCATCCTGATTGTGATGTTGGATGCGTACATAAGGTTTCCTTGGGGAAACCGTATCATCGGGATTTTTTGACGATTTCCCAGCAATGCGCTTATCGCTATATTTTAAGTATTGAAGGAAATGATGTGGCAACCAATTTGAAGTGGATTTCCGCATCAAACTCAGTATGCTTTATGACGCATCCCAAGTATGAAACGTGGTTTTGTGAAGGTTTGATGATTCCCGATTTGCATTACGTATCTCTTGAAGACGATTATTCAGACCTTAACGAAAAATTGGCGTTTTACCGTTCTCATCCCGATGCAGCTCGTAAGATTGTGGAAGCTTCGAAAGAATATATTAAACCGTTTTTTGACAAAAATCTGGAAACCATCGCCAATGTGATGGTATTGAAGAAATATTTCGAGATGTCAGGACAAATTTAG
- the gcvH gene encoding glycine cleavage system protein GcvH, translated as MSNNIPAELKYVASHEWLRLEEDGTITVGITHHAQELLGDIVFVELPEVGANLAAEEQAGVVESVKAASDVYAPIAGEIVAVNEDLPSAPETANSDPYGAGWFFKIKPANPADYDGLLTAEQYAGEVA; from the coding sequence ATGAGCAACAACATCCCCGCTGAACTGAAATACGTTGCCAGCCACGAATGGCTGCGCCTTGAAGAAGACGGTACCATCACCGTCGGCATTACCCATCACGCGCAAGAGCTGTTGGGCGACATCGTGTTTGTCGAGTTGCCCGAAGTCGGCGCGAACCTTGCCGCCGAAGAGCAAGCCGGTGTGGTTGAGTCTGTAAAAGCCGCATCTGACGTGTACGCGCCGATTGCAGGCGAAATCGTTGCTGTCAACGAAGATTTGCCAAGCGCGCCGGAAACTGCCAACAGCGACCCATACGGCGCAGGCTGGTTCTTCAAAATCAAACCTGCCAACCCTGCCGACTACGACGGTCTGCTGACTGCCGAACAATACGCAGGCGAAGTAGCTTGA
- a CDS encoding DNA-3-methyladenine glycosylase I encodes MNYCEFVATLPDDTDNPNRHYHDAQYGFPIEDDNELFERLVLEINQAGLSWTLMLKKRQAFQTAFKGFDIDTVAAFDEADIERLLADAGIVRNRLKINAAIYNARQIKQIQQEYGSFKNWLDANHPLDKAEWVKLFKKHFKFVGGEIVGEFLMSAGYLPGAHVETCPVYREILAYRPKWAEAV; translated from the coding sequence ATGAATTACTGCGAATTTGTCGCCACGCTTCCTGACGATACGGACAACCCCAACAGACATTATCACGACGCGCAATACGGTTTTCCGATTGAGGACGACAATGAATTGTTTGAAAGGCTGGTGTTGGAAATCAATCAGGCAGGATTGAGCTGGACGCTGATGCTGAAGAAACGGCAGGCATTTCAGACGGCATTTAAAGGTTTTGACATCGATACGGTCGCTGCATTTGACGAAGCCGATATTGAGCGACTGCTTGCCGATGCAGGCATCGTCCGCAACCGCCTGAAAATCAACGCAGCCATTTATAACGCGCGACAAATCAAACAAATACAGCAAGAGTACGGCTCATTCAAAAACTGGCTCGATGCGAACCATCCGCTCGACAAGGCTGAATGGGTGAAGCTGTTTAAAAAACATTTCAAATTTGTCGGCGGCGAAATCGTCGGCGAATTTTTAATGAGTGCCGGTTACCTGCCCGGCGCGCATGTGGAAACCTGTCCGGTTTATAGGGAAATATTGGCATATCGTCCAAAGTGGGCGGAGGCCGTCTGA
- the gcvP gene encoding aminomethyl-transferring glycine dehydrogenase, with product MKLSELFNPNEFAARHLSFGDEAALLEALGEKSMDDFVGNTVPQSIRMPSELDLPEALTEADALAKLKGIASKNVINKSYIGLGYYPTRVPNVILRNVLENPGWYTAYTPYQAEIAQGRLEALLNFQQVCIDLTGFPVAGASLLDEATAAAEAMAMAHRVGKVKSRRFFVDARVYPQTLDVMKTRAKYFGFELVVGDFAKADEGEYFGALFQYVGKDGDVQDLQSVIGRLKDKGTIVAVAADIMSLVLLKPPAELGADIALGNTQRFGVPMGFGGPHAAYFSFKDEFKRSAPGRIIGVSKDASGKPALRMALSTREQHIRREKATSNICTAQALLANLAGMYAVYHGPEGVKRIANRIHALASAFADALVSDGLNVVHKVFFDTVTVDFGSKEKADQVFAAALESGYNLRRVNNTQVAAAFHETSVYEDLVEDLVDLYRAFTGKDTFTFADDIKGRLNAELLRQDDILQHPVFNSYHTEHEMLRYLKKLEDRDLAMNRSMISLGSCTMKLNATAEMLPITWAEFSDIHPYAPEAQTTGYRELLADMENSLKAITGFDAISFQPNSGAQGEYSGMLSIRRYQEANGEGHRNICLIPKSAHGTNPATAAMLGLKVVVVDTDEHGNVNIDDLKAKAEQHRDALSAIMITYPSTHGVYEEGIRDICRIIHENGGQVYMDGANLNAQIGIMQPAEVGADVLHMNLHKTFCIPHGGGGPGVGPIGLKAHLAPFAPGHALTDTHSASADQTAVAAAAFGSASILPITWVYLTMMGKQGMEQATRWALLNANYVAKRLSEDYPILYTGKNGRVAHECIVDLRPLKAESGITETDIAKRLMDYGFHAPTVSFPVAGTLMIEPTESESKAELDRFIAALKSIRREVQKVIDGEWPKEDNPLVNAPHTASDVTGEWAHPYSREEAVFPLPFVREHKFWPSVKRVDEVYGDRNLICSCLPIDAYED from the coding sequence ATGAAACTATCCGAACTGTTCAACCCCAACGAATTTGCCGCGCGCCATTTGAGCTTTGGCGACGAGGCTGCGCTTTTGGAAGCACTCGGCGAGAAAAGCATGGACGATTTTGTCGGCAATACCGTGCCGCAAAGCATTCGTATGCCGTCTGAACTCGATTTGCCCGAGGCCTTGACCGAGGCAGACGCATTGGCGAAATTGAAAGGCATTGCGTCGAAAAACGTAATTAACAAGTCCTATATCGGCTTGGGCTATTACCCGACCCGTGTGCCGAATGTGATTTTGCGTAACGTACTGGAAAATCCGGGTTGGTATACCGCCTACACCCCGTATCAGGCGGAAATTGCCCAAGGTCGTTTGGAAGCGTTGTTGAACTTCCAACAAGTGTGTATCGATTTGACCGGTTTTCCCGTGGCAGGCGCGTCTTTGCTGGACGAAGCGACCGCCGCCGCCGAAGCGATGGCGATGGCGCACCGCGTGGGCAAAGTGAAATCCAGGCGCTTCTTTGTGGATGCGCGCGTGTATCCGCAAACTTTGGACGTGATGAAAACCCGCGCCAAATATTTCGGCTTCGAGCTGGTAGTCGGCGATTTTGCCAAAGCGGATGAAGGCGAATACTTCGGCGCACTGTTCCAATATGTCGGCAAAGACGGCGACGTGCAAGACTTACAAAGTGTCATAGGCCGTCTGAAAGACAAAGGCACGATTGTCGCCGTTGCCGCCGACATCATGAGCTTGGTTTTGCTGAAACCGCCTGCCGAATTGGGCGCAGATATTGCTTTGGGCAACACCCAACGCTTCGGCGTGCCGATGGGCTTCGGTGGTCCGCACGCTGCTTATTTCTCGTTTAAAGATGAGTTCAAACGTTCCGCCCCGGGCCGCATCATCGGCGTATCCAAAGACGCATCGGGCAAACCTGCCTTGCGCATGGCGTTGTCCACCCGCGAGCAACACATCCGCCGCGAAAAAGCGACATCCAATATTTGTACCGCGCAGGCATTGCTGGCGAACTTGGCCGGTATGTATGCCGTTTACCACGGCCCGGAAGGTGTGAAACGCATTGCCAACCGCATTCATGCGCTGGCTTCTGCCTTTGCCGATGCGCTGGTTTCCGACGGCCTGAATGTGGTTCACAAGGTCTTCTTCGATACCGTTACCGTCGATTTCGGCAGCAAAGAGAAAGCAGACCAAGTGTTTGCCGCTGCTTTGGAGTCAGGTTACAACCTGCGCCGTGTCAACAATACTCAAGTTGCGGCTGCATTCCATGAAACGTCGGTATACGAAGATTTGGTTGAAGATTTGGTTGATTTGTACCGCGCGTTTACCGGCAAGGATACGTTCACATTTGCCGATGATATCAAAGGCCGTCTGAACGCCGAATTGCTGCGTCAAGATGACATTCTGCAACATCCTGTGTTCAACAGTTACCACACCGAACACGAAATGTTGCGCTACCTGAAAAAACTCGAAGACCGCGACTTGGCGATGAACCGCAGCATGATTTCATTGGGTAGCTGCACCATGAAACTCAACGCGACTGCGGAAATGTTGCCGATTACTTGGGCTGAGTTCTCCGACATCCACCCTTACGCTCCTGAAGCGCAAACCACCGGCTACCGCGAATTGCTCGCCGATATGGAAAACAGCCTGAAAGCCATCACCGGCTTTGACGCGATTTCCTTCCAGCCCAACTCTGGCGCGCAGGGCGAATACAGCGGCATGCTCTCCATCCGCCGCTATCAAGAAGCCAACGGCGAGGGACACCGCAACATCTGCCTGATTCCTAAGTCCGCCCACGGCACCAACCCTGCGACTGCGGCCATGCTGGGCTTGAAAGTCGTCGTTGTTGATACCGACGAACACGGCAACGTCAATATCGACGATTTGAAAGCCAAAGCCGAGCAACACCGCGACGCTTTGTCCGCCATCATGATTACTTACCCGTCCACCCACGGCGTGTACGAAGAAGGCATCCGCGACATCTGCCGCATCATCCATGAAAACGGCGGACAGGTTTACATGGACGGCGCCAACCTCAACGCCCAAATCGGCATCATGCAGCCTGCCGAAGTCGGTGCGGACGTATTGCACATGAACCTGCACAAAACCTTCTGTATCCCTCACGGCGGCGGCGGTCCAGGCGTCGGCCCTATCGGTTTGAAAGCCCACCTTGCCCCGTTTGCACCGGGACACGCTTTGACCGACACCCACAGCGCCAGTGCCGACCAAACCGCCGTTGCTGCTGCGGCCTTCGGTTCTGCGTCCATCCTGCCGATTACTTGGGTGTACCTGACCATGATGGGCAAACAAGGAATGGAACAGGCAACACGCTGGGCATTGCTCAACGCCAACTACGTTGCCAAACGTCTGAGCGAAGACTATCCGATTCTGTATACAGGCAAAAACGGCCGTGTTGCGCACGAATGTATCGTCGATTTGCGTCCGCTCAAAGCCGAAAGCGGCATCACTGAAACCGACATCGCCAAACGCCTGATGGACTACGGCTTCCACGCGCCGACGGTTTCCTTCCCTGTTGCCGGTACGCTGATGATCGAGCCGACCGAGAGTGAAAGCAAAGCCGAACTCGACCGCTTTATCGCCGCCCTGAAATCCATTCGCCGCGAAGTGCAGAAAGTCATCGACGGCGAATGGCCGAAAGAAGACAACCCGCTGGTCAACGCTCCGCACACCGCGTCTGATGTAACCGGCGAATGGGCGCATCCGTACTCCCGCGAAGAAGCCGTCTTCCCATTGCCGTTCGTCCGCGAACACAAATTCTGGCCGAGCGTGAAACGGGTAGATGAAGTGTATGGCGACCGCAATCTGATTTGCTCCTGCTTGCCGATTGACGCATACGAAGATTAA
- the thiD gene encoding bifunctional hydroxymethylpyrimidine kinase/phosphomethylpyrimidine kinase, producing the protein MDELFIQTLTIAGSDSGGGAGIQADLKTFQMRGVFGTSVLTAVTAQNTLGVSAVHPIPTDMIAAQIAAIQEDFQIRAYKIGMLGTAEIIECVAEQTAECGFGKRVLDPVMIAKGGAPLLENSAVEAMKRLLLPHTDVLTPNLPEAQALTGINIENRQDAERAAKILQDWGVKNVVIKGGHLADSQSEYCTDWLFTPYETIELNSKRFPTPHTHGTGCTFSACITAELAKGFSVSEAVQTAKNYIAAAISHPLGIGAGHGPVNHWAYRDE; encoded by the coding sequence ATGGACGAACTTTTTATTCAAACGCTGACGATTGCCGGCTCCGATTCCGGCGGCGGCGCGGGCATACAGGCGGATTTGAAGACGTTTCAGATGCGCGGCGTGTTCGGTACCAGCGTACTGACAGCGGTTACCGCACAAAATACTTTGGGCGTATCGGCAGTGCATCCGATACCGACCGACATGATTGCGGCGCAAATTGCCGCGATTCAGGAGGATTTTCAAATCCGCGCCTATAAAATCGGCATGCTGGGTACGGCGGAAATCATCGAATGCGTGGCGGAACAAACCGCCGAATGCGGCTTCGGCAAACGCGTGTTGGATCCGGTCATGATTGCCAAAGGAGGCGCGCCGTTGTTGGAAAATTCAGCCGTCGAAGCCATGAAACGCCTGCTGCTGCCGCATACGGACGTATTGACCCCCAATCTGCCCGAAGCGCAGGCATTGACGGGTATCAATATTGAAAACCGCCAAGATGCGGAACGCGCCGCCAAAATTCTTCAGGATTGGGGCGTGAAAAATGTGGTGATTAAGGGCGGTCATCTTGCCGACAGCCAAAGCGAATATTGCACCGACTGGCTGTTTACGCCATACGAAACCATTGAGCTGAACAGCAAACGTTTCCCAACGCCGCATACGCATGGCACGGGCTGCACGTTTTCTGCCTGTATTACTGCCGAGTTGGCAAAAGGGTTTAGTGTGTCCGAAGCGGTTCAAACGGCAAAAAACTATATTGCCGCCGCCATTTCCCATCCTTTGGGCATCGGGGCAGGGCACGGGCCGGTCAATCATTGGGCGTATCGGGACGAATAA
- a CDS encoding OsmC family protein has protein sequence MQVTSKWIDGMCFVGTTANGHSVVMEGAAAEGEVKRGPSPMEMLLLGVAGCSSIDVVMIAEKQRQKITDCRAEVTAKRADTAPRVFTEIHIHFKVYGRDLQESAIERAVQMSAEKYCSASIMLGKAAKMSHSFEIVETE, from the coding sequence ATGCAAGTTACCTCAAAATGGATAGACGGAATGTGCTTCGTCGGTACAACGGCAAATGGACACAGCGTTGTGATGGAAGGCGCGGCGGCTGAAGGCGAAGTCAAACGCGGCCCCAGCCCGATGGAAATGCTGTTGTTGGGTGTAGCAGGCTGTTCCAGCATCGATGTGGTGATGATTGCCGAGAAACAACGCCAAAAAATCACCGACTGCCGTGCCGAAGTGACTGCCAAACGCGCCGACACCGCGCCGCGCGTGTTTACCGAAATCCATATCCATTTCAAAGTGTATGGTCGGGATTTGCAGGAAAGCGCGATTGAACGCGCCGTACAGATGTCTGCCGAAAAATATTGCTCCGCATCGATTATGCTGGGCAAAGCGGCAAAAATGAGCCACAGCTTCGAGATTGTCGAAACAGAATAG
- a CDS encoding GntR family transcriptional regulator, translating to MDYENNTNVAPATSSLILEERHDSELFRVYALILDGITDHLLLPGKKLTESELCRQMVCSRNTVRGALSLLAHDKIVDLQPNRGAFVHVPDLKEMKDVFNTRIEMESMILSLLIDMPDLEMRLQPLYAMIEQEGAASESGDRVGWNRLSNAFHVELARLLGNNVLFEIMNTLCARSSLIVAVSDPLRKEKRNIDSNSHHEHREILDLLLAGKRNRVTKVIRRHLGACMERLEQKLEM from the coding sequence ATGGATTACGAAAATAATACCAACGTTGCGCCTGCAACTTCATCGCTTATTTTGGAAGAGCGTCATGATTCCGAACTCTTCCGCGTGTACGCATTGATTTTGGACGGCATTACCGACCATCTGCTGTTGCCGGGCAAAAAACTGACCGAGTCCGAGCTTTGTCGACAAATGGTTTGCTCGCGCAATACCGTACGTGGCGCATTGTCGCTTTTGGCGCACGACAAAATCGTCGATTTGCAGCCCAATCGCGGCGCATTTGTCCATGTACCGGACTTAAAAGAAATGAAAGACGTGTTCAACACGCGTATCGAAATGGAAAGCATGATTCTGAGCCTCCTTATCGATATGCCTGATTTGGAAATGCGTCTGCAACCGCTTTACGCCATGATTGAGCAAGAGGGTGCAGCCTCCGAAAGCGGCGACCGCGTGGGTTGGAACCGCCTGTCCAATGCATTCCATGTCGAATTGGCGCGACTACTGGGCAATAATGTCCTGTTTGAAATCATGAATACCTTGTGTGCGCGCTCTTCATTGATTGTGGCCGTTTCCGATCCGCTTCGCAAAGAAAAGCGCAACATCGATTCCAATTCACACCATGAACACCGGGAAATTCTCGATTTGTTGCTGGCAGGCAAGCGCAACCGTGTGACCAAAGTCATACGCCGCCACTTGGGCGCGTGTATGGAACGCTTGGAACAGAAACTCGAGATGTAA
- a CDS encoding DeoR/GlpR family DNA-binding transcription regulator, translated as MKPKIQRHEHILTLVREHNFMTVEELAANLDVTPQTIRRDVQELSETGQLKRYHGGASLGDVSVVTAGQERRNHQQQEKNAIARLIASTIPDNASLFISIGTTMEAVAAELVRQRKNLRIITNNIYAASITAARTDYTVIIASGVVRPLDGGITGVATVDFINQFKVDYAIMSTHGIENDGSLLDDDYKEVSVMQAMVNNARVRYLGVDHSKFNSNALVRLGDIGAFDKLFTDRPPSAAMQKTLNERGVAWQVADPVSK; from the coding sequence ATGAAACCCAAAATCCAAAGACACGAACATATCCTCACCCTTGTCCGCGAACATAACTTTATGACGGTGGAAGAATTGGCGGCAAATTTGGATGTTACGCCGCAAACCATACGCCGCGATGTGCAAGAGTTGAGCGAGACCGGACAGCTCAAACGCTATCACGGCGGCGCATCTTTGGGCGACGTTTCGGTTGTAACGGCAGGGCAGGAGCGGCGCAACCATCAGCAGCAGGAAAAAAACGCCATTGCCCGTCTGATTGCTTCCACTATTCCCGATAATGCCTCGCTGTTTATCAGCATCGGCACCACCATGGAAGCCGTCGCCGCCGAGTTGGTCAGACAGCGTAAAAATCTGCGGATTATCACCAACAACATCTACGCCGCCTCCATCACTGCGGCGCGTACCGACTACACGGTCATCATCGCTTCCGGCGTGGTCCGCCCCTTGGACGGCGGTATTACCGGCGTGGCGACCGTCGATTTCATCAACCAATTCAAAGTCGACTATGCCATCATGAGTACCCACGGCATAGAAAACGACGGCTCGCTTTTGGATGACGATTACAAGGAAGTCAGCGTCATGCAGGCAATGGTGAACAATGCCCGAGTGCGCTATCTTGGCGTCGATCACAGCAAATTCAACAGCAATGCCTTGGTCAGACTGGGCGATATCGGCGCATTCGATAAGCTGTTTACCGACCGCCCACCATCCGCCGCCATGCAAAAAACCCTAAACGAGCGTGGCGTGGCGTGGCAGGTTGCCGACCCTGTATCAAAGTAG
- a CDS encoding glutamine--tRNA ligase/YqeY domain fusion protein translates to MLNKDQFADNHFIRTIIEEDLKSGKHTAIQTRFPPEPNGYLHIGHAKSICLNFGLAYIYDGLCNLRFDDTNPEKENDEYVNAIKEDVEWLCFHWAGEPRFASNYFDQLYDYAVGLIKDGKAYVDDLTPEEMREYRGTLTEAGKNSPYRDRSIEENLDLFTRMKNGEFPDGSKTLRLKIDMASGNINMRDPVIYRIRRAYHHNTGDKWCIYPMYDYTHCISDAIEGITHSLCTLEFEAHRPLYDWVLDNIPAPHATRPRQYEFSRLELLYTITSKRKLNQLVVEKHVSGWDDPRMPTISGMRRRGYTPEGLRLFAKRAGISKSENIVDMSVLEGAIREELENSAPRLMAVLNPLKVTLTNFEAGKTQSRRAAFHPNHEEMGDREVPISQTIYIEADDFAENPPKGFKRLIPGGEVRLRHGYVIKCDEVVKDAAGNVVELKCSIDHDTLGKNPEGRKVKGVIHWVSAEHAAEIKVRLYDRLFTVERPDAVRGEDGNYLPFTDFLNPESIKEITAYAEPVAKDLPAESRWQFERIGYFVTDRKDHSKDTPVFNRTVTLKDSWQPK, encoded by the coding sequence ATGTTGAATAAAGACCAATTTGCGGACAACCATTTCATCCGCACCATCATCGAAGAAGACCTAAAAAGCGGTAAACATACAGCCATCCAAACCCGCTTCCCGCCCGAGCCGAACGGCTATTTGCACATCGGCCACGCCAAATCTATCTGCTTGAATTTTGGTTTGGCGTATATTTACGACGGCTTGTGCAACCTGCGTTTTGACGATACCAATCCTGAAAAAGAAAACGACGAATACGTCAACGCCATCAAAGAAGACGTCGAATGGTTGTGCTTCCATTGGGCTGGCGAGCCGCGTTTCGCTTCCAACTATTTCGACCAGCTTTACGACTACGCCGTCGGTTTGATTAAAGACGGCAAGGCGTATGTCGATGATTTGACCCCTGAAGAAATGCGCGAATACCGTGGTACGCTGACCGAAGCAGGCAAAAACAGCCCTTACCGCGACCGCAGTATCGAAGAAAACCTCGACCTGTTCACGCGTATGAAAAACGGCGAGTTCCCCGACGGCAGCAAAACCCTGCGCCTGAAAATCGACATGGCTTCGGGCAACATCAATATGCGCGATCCCGTCATCTACCGCATCCGCCGCGCCTATCACCACAACACCGGCGACAAATGGTGCATCTACCCGATGTACGACTACACACATTGCATTTCCGATGCCATTGAAGGCATCACGCATTCCCTGTGTACGCTCGAATTTGAAGCCCACCGTCCGCTCTACGACTGGGTGCTGGACAACATCCCCGCGCCGCATGCCACACGCCCGCGCCAATACGAGTTTTCCCGTTTGGAGCTTTTGTACACCATCACATCCAAACGGAAATTGAATCAGTTGGTTGTGGAAAAACACGTTTCCGGCTGGGACGATCCGCGTATGCCGACCATTTCCGGTATGCGCCGTCGCGGCTACACGCCCGAAGGCCTGCGCCTGTTTGCCAAACGCGCCGGTATTTCCAAATCTGAAAACATCGTCGATATGAGCGTGTTGGAAGGCGCGATTCGTGAAGAGTTGGAAAACTCCGCCCCGCGCCTGATGGCGGTTTTGAACCCGCTCAAAGTAACGCTGACCAACTTTGAAGCCGGCAAAACCCAAAGCCGCCGCGCCGCGTTCCACCCGAACCACGAAGAAATGGGCGATCGCGAAGTACCTATTTCACAAACTATCTATATCGAAGCCGACGACTTTGCCGAAAATCCGCCCAAAGGCTTCAAACGTCTGATTCCCGGCGGCGAAGTGCGTTTGCGCCACGGCTATGTCATCAAGTGCGATGAAGTAGTCAAAGACGCGGCAGGCAATGTGGTTGAACTCAAATGCAGCATCGACCACGATACCTTGGGCAAAAATCCCGAAGGCCGCAAAGTCAAAGGCGTGATTCACTGGGTTTCCGCCGAACACGCAGCCGAAATCAAAGTCCGCCTGTACGACCGCCTCTTTACCGTCGAGCGTCCCGATGCCGTGCGCGGCGAAGACGGCAACTACCTGCCGTTTACCGATTTCCTCAATCCGGAATCCATCAAGGAAATCACTGCCTACGCCGAACCTGTCGCAAAAGATTTGCCGGCAGAAAGCCGTTGGCAGTTCGAGCGTATCGGCTACTTCGTCACCGACCGCAAAGACCACAGCAAAGACACGCCGGTGTTTAACCGCACGGTCACGCTGAAAGATTCTTGGCAGCCTAAGTAA